Proteins from a genomic interval of Hemicordylus capensis ecotype Gifberg chromosome 14, rHemCap1.1.pri, whole genome shotgun sequence:
- the SYT11 gene encoding synaptotagmin-11 translates to MAEIASVRPSFDVSPIVAGLIGATVLVVSVSVTVFVWTCCHQQAEKKHKTPPYKFIHMLKGISIYPETLSNKKKIIRVRRGKTGAARQDGRGSLSVDAAEAGLVGTDKTPNGVNAAACVNQLPIKEDYREELSPDQSLTPAGSKSSSASSPEDDVMLGTLTFSVDYNFPKKALVVTIQEAHGLPVMDEQNQGSDPYIKMTILPDKRHRVKTRVLRKTLDPVFDETFTFYGIPYSQLQDLVLHFLVLSFDRFSRDDVIGEVMVPLAGVDPSTGKVQLTREIIKRNIQKCISRGELQVSLSYQPVAQRMTVVVLKARHLPKMDITGLSGNPYVKVNVYYGRKRIAKKKTHVKKCTLNPVFNESFIYDIPADLLPDVSIEFLVIDFDRTTKNEAVGRLILGAHSVTAGGVEHWREVCDSPQKQVAKWHSLSEY, encoded by the exons ATGGCAGAGATCGCCAGCGTCCGCCCCAGCTTCG ATGTCTCCCCCATCGTGGCAGGCCTCATCGGCGCCACCGTCTTAGTGGTGTCCGTCTCGGTGACCGTGTTCGTGTGGACGTGCTGCCACCAGCAAGCCGAGAAGAAGCACAAGACTCCCCCCTACAAGTTCATCCACATGCTGAAGGGGATCAGCATCTACCCGGAGACCCTGAGCAACAAGAAGAAGATCATACGGGTCCGGCGAGGCAAGACGGGCGCGGCCAGGCAAGACGGGCGAGGGAGCCTTTCGGTCGATGCTGCGGAAGCCGGCTTGGTGGGCACGGACAAGACCCCCAACGGGGTGAACGCCGCTGCTTGCGTCAACCAGCTGCCCATCAAGGAGGATTACCGAGAAGAGCTGAGTCCGGATCAAAGCTTGACCCCCGCAGGCAGCAAATCTTCCTCGGCGTCGTCCCCGGAAGATGATGTCATGCTGGGGACACTGACTTTCtctgtggactacaacttcccGAAGAAGGCTCTAGTGGTCACCATCCAGGAGGCCCATGGCTTGCCCGTCATGGACGAGCAGAATCAGGGCTCCGACCCCTACATCAAGATGACAATCCTGCCGGACAAGAGGCACCGCGTCAAGACCCGCGTCCTCCGCAAGACCCTGGATCCGGTCTTCGACGAGACCTTCACCTTTTATGGGATCCCTTACAGCCAGCTGCAGGACCTGGTGCTCCACTTCCTCGTGCTGAGCTTCGACCGCTTCTCTCGGGACGACGTCATCGGGGAGGTCATGGTGCCGCTGGCCGGGGTGGACCCGAGCACCGGGAAAGTCCAGCTCACCCGGGAGATCATCAAAAGGAATATACAG AAATGCATCAGCCGAGGGGAACTACAGGTCTCCTTGTCCTACCAGCCTGTTGCCCAGAGGATGACCGTTGTGGTGCTGAAAGCAAGACACTTGCCGAAGATGGACATCACCGGCCTCTCAGGTA ACCCTTACGTCAAGGTGAACGTGTACTACGGCAGGAAGCGCATCGCCAAGAAGAAGACCCACGTCAAGAAGTGCACCTTGAACCCGGTCTTCAACGAGTCCTTCATCTACGACATCCCCGCGGATCTCCTCCCGGACGTCAGCATCGAGTTCCTGGTCATCGACTTCGACCGCACCACCAAGAACGAGGCGGTGGGGCGGCTGATCCTGGGGGCCCACAGCGTCACGGCGGGCGGCGTGGAACACTGGCGCGAGGTCTGCGACAGCCCCCAGAAACAGGTGGCCAAGTGGCACAGCTTGAGCGAGTACTAG
- the RIT1 gene encoding GTP-binding protein Rit1 — protein MDGSGGPRGLAGGAGEQRASPALPRSPPPGQPREYKLVMLGAGGVGKSAMTMQFISHRFPEDHDPTIEDAYKIRIRIDDEPANLDILDTAGQAEFTAMRDQYMRAGEGFVICYSIADRRSFHEVRELKQLIYRVRRTDETPAVLVGNKSDLGQLRQVSKEEGAALAREFGCPFFETSAAFRYYIDDVFHALVREIRRKEKEAVMALGKKARPHTSVWQRLKSPFRKKKNLVT, from the exons ATGGACGGCTCAGGGGGGCCGCGGGGGCTGGCCGGCGGCGCGGGGGAGCAGCGGGCCTCCCCGGCCCTGCCGCGCTCCCCTCCCCCGGGGCAGCCCCGCGAGTACAAGCTGGTGATGCTGGGCGCGGGCGGCGTCGGCAAGAGCG CCATGACCATGCAGTTCATTAGTCACCGCTTCCCAGAAGATCATGACCCCACCATTG AGGATGCTTACAAGATCCGAATCAGGATTGATGATGAACCTGCTAATCTGGATATTTTGGACACAGCAGGCCAG GCGGAATTTACTGCCATGAGAGACCAGTACATGCGGGCGGGGGAAGGCTTTGTGATCTGCTACTCCATTGCCGACCGCCGCAGCTTCCACGAAGTGCGCGAGCTCAAGCAGCTGATCTACCGCGTGCGCCGCACCGACGAGACGCCGGCTGTTCTTGTGGGGAACAAGTCTGACCTGGGGCAGCTGAGGCAG GTCTCGAAGGAAGAAGGCGCCGCCTTGGCGCGCGAGTTCGGCTGCCCGTTCTTTGAAACGTCCGCGGCCTTCCGCTACTATATCGACGACGTGTTTCATGCGCTTGTGCGCGAAATCcggaggaaggagaaagaagccGTCATGGCGTTGGGGAAGAAGGCGAGGCCTCACACCAGTGTGTGGCAAAGATTGAAGTCTCCGTTCCGGAAGAAGAAGAACTTGGTGACATGA